ATTCTCAAGGGACGAGGGGAGAGACAGCAACCCCTCATAGCGCAAAGGGAAGAACAGCCCCGTTGCAGGATAAGGGGAGGGATGAGCCGCAAGAGGGCAGTCATTCTTAGAACGCGGAGGGGATTGCAGTTCCGCCGTGGGGCTTCAACTCAATCCTTCCCAGAAGGCAAGGAGATGAGACAGTCATTCTCAGAGCGCTGGGGTGGGGTCGTAACTCCGTTGTGGGGGTTTCAACTCAATCGTTCTCGGAGCGCAAGGGGCGGGAGAGCAGTCCTGTTATGGCCGCTTCAACATCTATATCTCCGGCGACAAGGGAAGCCACCGCTTCGGCAATTGGCATCTCGACTCCCAGCCCCCCCGCTAAATCCCGCAAGGCCAGCGCCGTATGCACTCCTTCGCTGACCGAGCGGCGCTCTGCCAGAACATTCTCAAGAGTCAGCCCTTCTCCCAACGCTACCCCTAAAGACATATTACGCGACGACACACTTGATCCGGTTAAAACCAAATCTCCCAAGCCCGATAATCCGTTTAATGTTTCCGCCTTCCCCCCCAACGCCATACCCAGACGGGCCAACTCAGAAAAGCCGCGCGTCAATAAGGCCGACCGTGCGCTTTCTCCAAGGCGGCGTCCCTGCACCACACCACAGGCAATGGCCAGTACATTTTTTACGGCCCCCCCAATTTGGGCACCAATAATATCTTCGCTCACGTAAGGACGAAACAACGGCGTTGCTATGGCGTGTGCCAAGGCCTTTCCGTGGGGTACCGGCGCGGCAAGAGTAACCGCCGTCGGCAGCCCCCGTGCTACCTCACCGGCAAAACTCGGACCTGATAAAACCCCCACAATCACAGATGGCGCTTCTTCGGCTAACACCTGAGACATAAGAAGTCCTGTTTTTTGCTCAATGCCTTTTGCGCAAATGAGAACGATAGTCTTTTCCGCCAAATGCGGTGCTAATTCCCGCACCACACCCCGCAGATGCTGCGCCGGACAGACCAGCAAAATTAAATCCGCCGCCGCCGTTTCGGACAATGACGTAGTGGCCTTTATATTTTCCGGTAAAGCAATCTCCGGCAAAAACACCGAATTTTCATGCGTCCCATTGATGGCCTCCGCAACCTCCGGCTCTCTGGCCCATATCATAACCTCCCGGCCCGCCTGAACACACACCACGGCAAGGGCCGTCCCCCATGCGCCAGCACCCGCAACCGCAATGCGTTGAATAGTCCGCGCCATCTCAACTATCCCGCCAGTGCCTGTGTTGTGACAAGCTCATCAAGAGGCCACCGCGCCCGTGGCGCCATATCCAGCGCATCGTTCTTATATCCCCGCGCCAGACGCTCCGCCCCCGCCCAGGCAATCATGGCGGCGTTATCGGTGCACAATGCAGGTGGTGGCATGTGACAGTCAAAACCATTCTCCTCCACCAGACGCACAAGATGCTCCCTCAACACGGCATTGGCCGCGACACCTCCCGCCACCACCAAGCGATTACCGTTATTACCGCCAAGCTCACCGGCAAACATATCCATGGCACTTTTTGTTCTGTCACACAGGCAATCCGCGACAGCATCCTGAAACGCCGCCGCCGTATCGGCTTGCAGCGTGGCATCTTTCACGGGGTTTGTCTCAACAACCCGCCGCACGGCCGACTTGAGTCCCGAAAATGAAAAATCCGCCCCCGGCTGCCCGACAAGCGGACGCGGAAGAGTAAACCGTGAAGCATTGCCCCGGCGCGCCACTTTTTCTACTGCCGGACCACCGGGCCAGCCCAAGCCTAACAACCGGGCGGTTTTATCAAATGCCTCCCCTGCCGCATCATCAAGAGTTGTTCCATATATACGGTAATCTCCCACTCCCTTAACCGCCAGCAACTGGGTATGTCCGCCCGATACCAACAACAGCAAATAAGGAAACGCCGTATCACCGGTCAAACGCGCCGTCAGAGCATGGCCCTCCAGATGATTCACCCCCACAAAAGGCACCCCCCGCGCCAACGCTATAGCCTTGCCCATGGTCAGGCCCACCATGACCCCGCCTACAAGCCCGGGTCCGGCGGTAGCCGCAACAGCCTCAATGTTCCCCTTGGTCAGCCCGGCCGTATCCAGCGCCCTTTTAATCAACCCGTCCAAGTGAAGAATATGGCTACGGGCGGCAATTTCCGGCACTACCCCGCCATAAGGGGCATGTTCTTTTGTCTGGGAGAGGATTTCATTGGCTAAAATTGTGCCGGTTCCCTCAGCCTCCCAACGTACAACGGCCGCTGCCGTTTCATCGCAGCTGGTTTCAAGGCCAAGCACCACAAAAGCAGAAGGGGGAGAAGACGGCATAGATCAATCCACAAAACCTAAAGAAGGGGCTTATTTAATATGTCACAAAAACGCAGGACTTATATTCTTAACCGGACAAGTAACAATTTGGTTCTTTTCAAGCTTGCGTCCACTTTAAATAATTTCCCAAACCTTTCCAACACCCTGCCATGATTTTTGCTAATTTTATATATAGTTATATATCAATCCCGTTTCTCAGGAGTTCATCATTCCAAATTTCCCTGACCTCTATCCAATTTTGTGGAGAGACAAATTGGATTTTACCGATCTTGATGCGTTGTACAGAGAATATTTTTGTTTGCGAAAGAATGCACCGTCCCGTACTTCACGCGGGAAAAAGTATTTTGTTGGTCATGACGGTATTCCTTCGACACGCGGTCATAGTAACCGTCGTGAGGAACATAGCGCTATTGCGCTTGTGAATCTTCAACACCATTGGAAATATCCGCCCGGAGGCGGTTTCCGGTTTCTGGATTATCAGGTTTCTTTGAGAACACAACAGACGGATACGGGTGTTGGCAAGGTCGATATTGTAGGAATTAGAGATGACGGGCGATTGATTCTCACCGAGCTCAAGGTCGAGAGCAAACAGAGCAGAAGTAGTGATACACCTTTTTCAGCGCTTCTTCAGGGACTACGCTATGCAGCCATCGTCGAGAAGAATCTGGAGGTGATTGCACACGAAGCAAAGGGTTGCTTTGGTGTTGAGGTGAAACAGCTACCGCCCATTGTACAGCTTCTGGCAACGGTGGAATGGTGGCAACAACAAAGTTTCGACTTCACCGCTCCCGGAAAATCGCAGGAGAGGTTTGCGTCTCTTGTTGATGGGATTGAGAACAAAACAGGTGTCTGTGTCGAGTGTCAGGCATTCGATTGTTTGAAAATCTCTATTGGTTCGGGTGGTAAGAAACCCCGGCTTGATCCGAAGCCCAATTTGGAAGCCGTGCCGTTGCGATGAGTTACAAAGACGACGTTAGTGAGAGGCTGTGGGCCTGGGCGCAACGCAAACACGAAGGACAACTCGACGGCATTGAGAAAGAAGGACGTCCTCCCGTATTGCTAAAAGAATTTGAGGCGGAGAATATATTGATTGCGCCTGACGGTTTACATGCCGAAGAGGTTCGTGCCGCCATACCAAAAGGGAAAAGACATCGCTGGTTTAGGAGTTTGCGCAGTTCGCAGGCGTTGGCGCAGAGCGTATTCGCCAATGTTAAGGCTTATGGTCGTCTGGATCTTTTGCAAAGCGTCAGAGCAGAATGTGGCCGTCCGGCTTTTTATCATGACAATCAAAGTTGGACTCTCGACCTTGAACAAAAAATCACCACCTTAAACGAACCTCGTCCTACCGAAATCGATGTGCTGTTTCAAAGTTCTGACAGACGTGTTGCTGTGGAATGTAAATTTATGGAAACCGAGTTTGGGACCTGCTCCCGTACGGGATTGTCTAAAGATGACGCGCAATATTGCAATGGTAATTATGAAATTCAGCAAAGCCGCAAGGAGCGTTGCGCTCTTACCGAGATAGAAATTAAATATTGGCAATATCTCCCTGAGTTATTTGATTGGTCGTCGGATATGGATTATGCACCTTGTCCCTTTGGAGAAACATATCAATTGGCGCGCAACGCTCTTGCCGCTATGCTCTCACCTACAGGCGAGTTTGACCTGACAAGCGGTCACATGCTTATCGTGTATGATCAGCGTAATCCGGCGTTTCAAACGAGAGGTTCCGGCGAACAACAATGGCAGAAGGCTTTGGCTTCGTGTCGTGTTCCCGGTTTGCTACGGCGTATAAGTTGGCAGAGATTACTCTCAGCTTTTACCGGAGTGGAGGAGTTGAAGTGGCTTCCGGATGAATTGGAGCAGAAGTATGGATTCCTTTTTTGCCCGGAAGAATAATCCACTGATTTTTAGGTGGCATATTAACCGGCCGCAAATGCGGTTAACGCTCCTTAGTGATCTTTAGAATCCGCTTATTACCCGGACTCAGCGTCTCCGGTACGGGTCGTCCTCCGGATTGTAACAATCTCCATAATCGGCTGCTACTCCCGAACAATTATACCAATCACCGGCATTAGCGGGAGCGGCCGTAAAAATCACGGGGCCGCTAAAAGCGAAGGCCATTACAAGGGCCATCGAAAGTATTGTTAGATTCTTCATTTTCTGTCTCCTTACGAGTTCGTGCCGGGTCATTTCTCATGGCAAAAATACCCTGCCTACGTAGTGATGATACCATCAAACGCCTTTTCGGTTGATTACCGGATCGTCAATTTCTCGTGACTTAAATATATAATTCATCAGAAAAGAGACACTCGCATTCACCGAAAAACCGGTCTATACTGGCTCATAACACGTTTTCTCATTCTCTTATCCAAATTCACTTTCGCATTATTGTTTTCTGATGCAGCGTCCCCTGCGTATAGGCACCCGCACCAGCCGTTTATCCCTAGCCCAAACGCAAAGCGTTGTGTCCCTGTTGCAGACAGCCCACGGCCTTGACACCCGGGATATAGAGGTTGTGCCCATCAAAACCCGGGGCGACAAGATAACGGACCGCAAACTGGCAGATATCGGCGGCAAGGGTCTGTTTACGGCAGAGATGGAACAAAGGCTGCGCGATAAAACTCTGGATATCGCCGTTCACTCCATGAAAGACGTAACCGTGGATTTGCCCGACGGGCTTATTATCGCCGCCCTGTTATCCCGCGCCGACCCCCGAGATGCGCTGGTCTCAAATCATCCACCAAGCAAAGACGGCAAAACCGGCCTTGCAGCCCTGCCTCCCAACGCTCATATCGGTACGGCATCGGTGCGGCGCACGGCCCAGATCAAACACCTCCGCCCGGACATTTCCACCGGGTTGTTGCGCGGTAACATAGACACACGTCTGAAACGCCTTGAAGAAGGTGCAAGGGACGGTACAATGGATGCCACCATTCTGGCGTTAGCAGGGCTGGAGCGCATCGACAGGACAGATTGTATCAGTGCTATTCTGGAGCCTGACGAAATGCTCCCCGCTCCCGCTCAGGGCGTCATCGGTATTGAATGCCGGGCAGATGACACCGCTATCCATGACCTCCTGACTCCTCTTCATGATTCCTCCACCGCCTTTTGTGTTGTGGCGGAGCGCGCCTTTCTTGGTGCTCTTGACGGCTCCTGCCATACCCCCATAGGGGCGCTGGCCACATTGTCCGGTACCCGGCTCAGACTACGGGGGCAATTACTCTCCTTGGATGGAAGCCGGTGCGAAACCATCGACATCACCGGCCATCCCGATGAAGCAGAAACCATGGGGTGCAACGGCGCTGAAACGGTACGCCAGCGCATGACAACCCACAATGAATGATGCACCCTTACTCCTTATCACCCGCCCTATAGCGGATGCCAAACCCCTAAGCGAGCGTGTGAGAACTCTGGGATACGATACTCTTATTCATCCCCTGCTTGATATTCACCCGCTACCAACAGCGGCAATGCCTCTTGAAGGTGTTCAGGCCCTGCTGGCCACAAGTGCCAATGGTATCCGCGCTCTGGGGCATCACCCTGCTATCGCTACGGCACGCCCCTTGCCGCTTTTTGCCGTAGGACCTGCAACAAAAGAAGCCGCCCGCCACACAGGATTTACAGATATCCATCAATCCGCAGGTGACGGAGAAGCGCTGGCCCAACTGGTCATGGAACATCTGAAACCTTCCAGCGGGCCCCTTCTTCATCTGGCAGGACAAATCACCTCCGGCATTCTCGCCCGGCGCCTATCGGCACAGGGGTTTGAAATGCGCCGCTCAACCCTTTATGACGCACGGCCCGTAGAAACCCTTTCCGCTGATGTCTGCGCCCGCCTCAAGGACCATACAATAAACGGCATCCTGTTTTATTCAGCGCGCACCGCAGACGTCTTTATGACGCTATACGGCAAAGCCGGTCTTGGCGTGTCAGTTCTGTCATCCATAACCGCCTATTGTCTGGCACCTCCTGTAGCCCGCACCCTTCAATCAGGCGGCTTCGGAACGATTGTCACGGCCCCCCATCCTGACGAACAAGCGCTTTTGAGTTGTCTTCCCCCTATATCCTAAAGGCTCAAAAAGCGGGCGGCTTTATATATATCCGGAATTAAGACGGGATTGGCCTGCAGAACGCTACACGATGCAGGTATTACACCCCCTAAAAGTGCTATGATGTGCCATGACCGGCCCTACAACCGAACAGGACACACCTAATCGGACCTCAAACAATGAGGACCCGGCCAACACCCAAGGCAAGGGCACAACAAAAACCCCGTTGCCCCGGGAAGGTAGTGATCAAAAGAGTCAGCGTGGCAGCACATCCCGACTAACACGAGCATTATGGACACTCCTCATCGTTGCGGGGGCCGGAGCCGCAACGGCCTTCATTGCTCATTGGCAGGGGTGGATTGAACCACGGCAAAACATGCCGACGGAATATGTCTTCTCTACACCGGCACCCGCATCTAATCCTGCACGGATTCCAACACCTACCCCCACTCCTGCTCCCGCACCCGCCCAAATTCCCGTCACGGCTCAAGCGCCCGCACCCGCTCAGGCACAACCCGCGCCTGCTCAACCCGCCGTCCTGACGCCTGAAACCGACTACAGCATTGCTTTAGCCCTCGCCGTTCTCGTTCAGGCGGCAAACAAGCCGACGTCTTTTCTGGGCGAAATTGAAATGGTAAAAAAACTAACGCCTGACACCGAGCACAATAAGAACGCCCTATCCCTTCTTGATGGACTGGACACTATCGCCCGTACCGGTGCCCCGACACAGACCATGCTGCACGTCCGGTTCACACACACCATTCCCGATATCATTAAAGCCACACAAGAAGACGCCGAAAGCAATGCCAGCTACGGTCAATCATGGGTTGCACGGCAGTTGGAGCGCCTTGTTACTATCCGCCCCATAGGCATGGTTACCGGAAACACCACAAGCGCCATTGTGGCACGGGCGGAAGTTCATCTTGATAACAACAACCTTGAAGACGCTATTTCAGAAGCCGCCGCCCTGCATGGAGAAGCAGGCAACGTAGCGGCGCCATGGCTCGAGCAAGCCCGGGCGCGCGTCTTCATCAACCAACAGATCAATGAGTTGGCCCAACAGACATTGACACGGTTTACGCCTTATAATTCATCCAGCTCTTATGACGGGGCGCTTCAAGCGCAATAGGAACAGCAACCCATGTTGAGACTGACAGTTTATCTCATTCTAGCGATAGCGATTCTGACGGGTGGCACATGGATCACCACCTACGCAGGCCACATTGTTATTGAATGGACCGGTTCTGAAAACACCGGCTATGAAATCAGTCTACACACGCTAACGGCTCTGACCATTCTGGCGTTTTGTATTCTGGCGGTTATATTTTTATGGCGGCTGTTTGTGTTTTTGTCGGCAAGCCCGGGACGCATCGCCGCAAGCCTTAAAAGGCGGCGGCAACATCAGGCGGAGACTTTACTTGCACAAGGCCTTGTGGCCGTAGCGGCAGGAGAGATGGTGCAAGCCGGCCGTCTGGCAGACAGGGTAGCAACCGCCATAAAAGATAAAACCTTAGAGAAACACTGGCACGGCGTTGCCGAACTTCTTCAGGTTCAGGCCGCCCAGACCAGCGGCGACGGAGCAAGCACCGAACGCCGGGGACGCGCCCTTCTGGAGAATCCGGAAACAAAACCAGCGGGGCTACGGATCTTAACCCTCAACGCCATCAGGCAGGGAAACACAACCGACGCACTGGAATGGGCACAACAGACACAAAAAGAAAATCCCAAAACTCTTTGGGCAACGCGGATGATTTTTGATCACCATGCTACGGAGGGCAACTGGAAAGAGGCTGAGCAAATTTTGAATAAGGCTACCCGTCACGGCCTGTTCACCCGCACCGATATTGTGCGCCGCCGTGTTGTTATCCACACTGCCCGCGCCCTTGAACAAGAACAGGCCGGCGCTAGAAAAAGTGCACTTAAGACAGCTATGGAGGCGGTGAAACTGGACCCAGAGTTTGCTCCTGCCGCTACGCTTGCCGGACGGCTTTTAACAGAAGACGGACGTTTGAAACAGGCCAACTCCATTCTAACGGCAGCGCGTGTTGCCGGCCCTTCCGCCACCGCTACCCATTGGGCATGTGGCTTGTGCGGGCATCATGCCGACAATTGGCATGCCGTATGCCCCCATTGCGGCCAGTTTGACTCTTTGTCACCGCAGAAGACATCAAACAGGCCGGATGAAAAAACAAGCACACACACCAAGCCCCCGCCGGCACCTGAACCATCCCCACTCTCCGACGACCTGAGGGGTCCGCCCCGCCAACCCGATGACCCGGGCCCCACAACAAACCCCTCGTTACTCAAATAACTGCACAACAATTTTCTCCGTCGCTTATCTGCCTATAGTGCAGCGAACAGTTAACGCCAAGACGAAGCAAAAAGGGATGAAAAAGAGGTCGAAAAAAAGTATCATCACCCCCGTTGCCGCCATAGCTCAGTTGGTAGAGCGGC
Above is a genomic segment from Parvularculales bacterium containing:
- a CDS encoding NAD(P)H-dependent glycerol-3-phosphate dehydrogenase, whose product is MARTIQRIAVAGAGAWGTALAVVCVQAGREVMIWAREPEVAEAINGTHENSVFLPEIALPENIKATTSLSETAAADLILLVCPAQHLRGVVRELAPHLAEKTIVLICAKGIEQKTGLLMSQVLAEEAPSVIVGVLSGPSFAGEVARGLPTAVTLAAPVPHGKALAHAIATPLFRPYVSEDIIGAQIGGAVKNVLAIACGVVQGRRLGESARSALLTRGFSELARLGMALGGKAETLNGLSGLGDLVLTGSSVSSRNMSLGVALGEGLTLENVLAERRSVSEGVHTALALRDLAGGLGVEMPIAEAVASLVAGDIDVEAAITGLLSRPLRSEND
- the tsaD gene encoding tRNA (adenosine(37)-N6)-threonylcarbamoyltransferase complex transferase subunit TsaD — its product is MPSSPPSAFVVLGLETSCDETAAAVVRWEAEGTGTILANEILSQTKEHAPYGGVVPEIAARSHILHLDGLIKRALDTAGLTKGNIEAVAATAGPGLVGGVMVGLTMGKAIALARGVPFVGVNHLEGHALTARLTGDTAFPYLLLLVSGGHTQLLAVKGVGDYRIYGTTLDDAAGEAFDKTARLLGLGWPGGPAVEKVARRGNASRFTLPRPLVGQPGADFSFSGLKSAVRRVVETNPVKDATLQADTAAAFQDAVADCLCDRTKSAMDMFAGELGGNNGNRLVVAGGVAANAVLREHLVRLVEENGFDCHMPPPALCTDNAAMIAWAGAERLARGYKNDALDMAPRARWPLDELVTTQALAG
- the hemC gene encoding hydroxymethylbilane synthase — translated: MQRPLRIGTRTSRLSLAQTQSVVSLLQTAHGLDTRDIEVVPIKTRGDKITDRKLADIGGKGLFTAEMEQRLRDKTLDIAVHSMKDVTVDLPDGLIIAALLSRADPRDALVSNHPPSKDGKTGLAALPPNAHIGTASVRRTAQIKHLRPDISTGLLRGNIDTRLKRLEEGARDGTMDATILALAGLERIDRTDCISAILEPDEMLPAPAQGVIGIECRADDTAIHDLLTPLHDSSTAFCVVAERAFLGALDGSCHTPIGALATLSGTRLRLRGQLLSLDGSRCETIDITGHPDEAETMGCNGAETVRQRMTTHNE
- a CDS encoding uroporphyrinogen-III synthase, whose amino-acid sequence is MNDAPLLLITRPIADAKPLSERVRTLGYDTLIHPLLDIHPLPTAAMPLEGVQALLATSANGIRALGHHPAIATARPLPLFAVGPATKEAARHTGFTDIHQSAGDGEALAQLVMEHLKPSSGPLLHLAGQITSGILARRLSAQGFEMRRSTLYDARPVETLSADVCARLKDHTINGILFYSARTADVFMTLYGKAGLGVSVLSSITAYCLAPPVARTLQSGGFGTIVTAPHPDEQALLSCLPPIS
- a CDS encoding mitofilin family membrane protein gives rise to the protein MTGPTTEQDTPNRTSNNEDPANTQGKGTTKTPLPREGSDQKSQRGSTSRLTRALWTLLIVAGAGAATAFIAHWQGWIEPRQNMPTEYVFSTPAPASNPARIPTPTPTPAPAPAQIPVTAQAPAPAQAQPAPAQPAVLTPETDYSIALALAVLVQAANKPTSFLGEIEMVKKLTPDTEHNKNALSLLDGLDTIARTGAPTQTMLHVRFTHTIPDIIKATQEDAESNASYGQSWVARQLERLVTIRPIGMVTGNTTSAIVARAEVHLDNNNLEDAISEAAALHGEAGNVAAPWLEQARARVFINQQINELAQQTLTRFTPYNSSSSYDGALQAQ
- a CDS encoding heme biosynthesis HemY N-terminal domain-containing protein, which encodes MLRLTVYLILAIAILTGGTWITTYAGHIVIEWTGSENTGYEISLHTLTALTILAFCILAVIFLWRLFVFLSASPGRIAASLKRRRQHQAETLLAQGLVAVAAGEMVQAGRLADRVATAIKDKTLEKHWHGVAELLQVQAAQTSGDGASTERRGRALLENPETKPAGLRILTLNAIRQGNTTDALEWAQQTQKENPKTLWATRMIFDHHATEGNWKEAEQILNKATRHGLFTRTDIVRRRVVIHTARALEQEQAGARKSALKTAMEAVKLDPEFAPAATLAGRLLTEDGRLKQANSILTAARVAGPSATATHWACGLCGHHADNWHAVCPHCGQFDSLSPQKTSNRPDEKTSTHTKPPPAPEPSPLSDDLRGPPRQPDDPGPTTNPSLLK